The Rissa tridactyla isolate bRisTri1 chromosome 1, bRisTri1.patW.cur.20221130, whole genome shotgun sequence DNA segment aagGATTTCGACTTCCTTCCACAACAAGAAATACGTAGAAGAATGCCTTTTCTCATATTTGCAGATTTTCCTTCCCCTCATCAGCATGAGGGGAAAGGTCTGCTGGTCCTCTTCTGGAACTGATGTTAAAACAAACATCTTCCCAAAACTAGCTCTTATCCTCTTTCAGCCCATCTTCTCCTAAAGAGACAGTACTATCCCTCCccttttttcaatatttatgtaTCCCAAAGCTGAACAGAATCAAGGAAATAAACTCTATTACATCAGTGTGACAAAACATAACTGGATACAGCCATAAGTCTGATAGGTAGTAAAATTACATAGGGAATTCTTAAATTAGAAAACTGGTAGACAACAGGATTTAATCTTAGAACAGTATATTCCTCATTTGCCTAACAAAATTGGGTTTACAGACAGAAGTAATTTCTGCATTGCAATTTTGTTTGTCCTATTGGTACTGGAGACAAAGGTTTTGCCTGCTAAGTCATTATATCAGCAATTCCCATGAAGCAGCTAACCCATCTGGAAACTCAGAGGTACTTTCCCCAGAGTCTCCACAAATACCCGTCTGGCTGTAAAGCCAtagttaaatttaaaattttgcaaGCCTTGCTGTGTTTTAAtaacagaacacagaaaaacgagcttctgaaaaataacagctttagggaaaaaataaaggaagagtcCTAAAATTAAAGGACATATCTATGAAAAAACTTTACTGTGAAATATTCTTTATAGTTTGTACCTTGTATAATTCCCATCTTCCAAAAGTGTGTGAACAAATGGCTTTAAGTTTTACTGTAAGAAGCCAACATATTCAGAAACAGGCTGCTCTCACTGTTCTCAGGTCTTACTTCTCCTTTCTCAGCCATGTAAGTATTTACACCAAATTGCAACAACGCTTAGAGAAGCGGGAAGTTCTACTTATCATGCAGTCACTCCACACACTTTGTATGCAGAAGTTCAGAAGTCCACAAGAAAAGTggacaaaataaaagctttaattcTAACTTCCATCTGAAAACGCCTACTATCAGAAGATGATCCAAGACAGTCCAGGGGACAAAGTACAGAAACAGAAGTTGGTCACTCTCACCTTTAAGAGCTATAACAGTGCAGAATCTGCTAATGGGGAATAAGAACTATTTGACACTTTAAAACAGCTAAGTCTGCAACTGTTATGAGTAGAAGTGATTCTGTGGAACATACAAATCTTCAGCAGCTAGCTCAGAATTCAAAATTAATACAGTAAGGCTATTTGAGTTTCTTCTAGAAGAACTCTAGTACATGAAACACTGCACTCGCACGCAGTCCTTTTCAGTTAGTCAAAGCCCACCAGGTTTGCACTAGTCAGAACCAACAAACCTAAGTTCCATGTTGCTGCATGACTTACCCGGACGAGCGCATCATCTATGATGTGATCACGTCGCACTTTAAGTCGCAAATAGGGGTTGAGCTGCTGTCCTTGAACTAAGCTGTAGAGTACAGTTATGCGTCTTTCACTGTACATCCGGATTCTATTGTCATAATACAATCCCAGGTTCTTGGTAACAGCATTCAATATGAAGGGACAGGTcataaaagagaatttattttctgtttctactttgAAGAAAGTGTAGTCTTTGTCCATTTCTAGAACATCATTCAGTGGTTCATTAATAAATTCTTCAAAAGGGATAAGTGGTTTTCTGCAATCTATAGTTTTAACACCAAGTTCAGTTTCCAGTGGGTCCACTCGAGGaccctttttatttcttctttcctcacccAACAGCTCTTGAAGAGTTAGTTCACTTGATTCTGGGATGGGTTCTTCGTCTTCTTCTTCGTTATGATCTGTATCCACATCCCCTCCTACTACATTTGCATAGTAAACCATTTTCAAGCACTTTgaagcagcaacaacagcatCATCATCATTCACTAGGTTACGACTATTGAACTCATTGCTTATGACTTTGTAAGTAATAAGCTGCTGAAATGTTTCCATCATTCTCCGAATTTGGTCTGCTCTATACTTAGACCACAATCTGACCAGTTTTGCTTGAGCTGCAAGGGGCAGTTTGCTCATTGCTTTGCAAAACAACGGTAGAGCCATTTCCAGATACTCTGGGCTATGAAGATTGCCATTCTCCATAACGATAATAAACAAATTCAGATAGTTAGGATCCCGAGAGTACACATTATGATAAGTCAAGTCACATTCCACATTAGGTGACAAGTACACAAGTGCATTTAAAAAGGCAGTTTctattttttcattagaaagtaATCTATCATAGACCCGTCTGACTGCTTCAATATCTACAGACACTTCATCTGGGCCTAGTTTTTGGAGGTTATTATCTCCCTGTGGGTTATCACctattctggatgacgaagacgATGATGCGCCTGAATCTTCTTCCATAGCAGCAGCCGAACAGGCAGctttttccttctcatcttcATCTTTATCTTCATCCTTTCCTTGAAGAGACTTGAGCTCCTCCTTGGTGTGCTGCTTGGCTTTTCGGAAACTCTGCACCAATGCTTCAGCACTAGAAAATACTCTCCCAATCACCCGGATTAAAGGGGAATAATCCTCTTTCTCTCGACATAATTCAAGAATTTCATATATCTTGTCTTCTGTTAGAAAAGTCACAtctataaaaagataaaatattaattttattaagataaaaactaaaaagataaaatatttttatatttttctactcAAGAAATCTGTATATTATCACATCATTAACACTTTGGAAGAAACAGTCAGTGCTGGATAAATTCAAGACGGATACTTTATAATTTCATTAACATGATAAATCATGACTTCATTCACTAtgattttgtaaaacattttattcaTGGATGTTGATCACTGAACACGCTCAATGGCAAAACGGTTTTGCAGCCAATTAACTACATTGGGTAGTGCTTAACAGTATTGCATCATCTAAACAAGAGCAACTAAATCAATCAGTATGATGTTTAAACTTTAAATAACTTCACTAATCAGACTGTCTGATAATAAGGTCTTCTGGTAAATCTGCACAGTTAATGCACAAGTCAAACTCCAGACAAACTCCACTTTTTTCAAACATAGCACATACTTATGGACTTCACAcactttttcccccttaaaacAGATCTCAAAGAAAAGattcaatgattttttttgttgtatattAACTGGAATATAAAATTTCTTATTTCTGCTTAATGTTTTCTGCAACTGTTTTTATATTAAACTGATGCCTGaaaatcatctgaaaaaaaacacaatacaGGCTCAGAAATTTATGCTGCCTTCTAAATTACACACCCAGGTGGGCATGTGGGTTTGTACATTAAGGACATTAGGCCTCACGGAGATAAACAACTTCAGTATACTCATCAACTTGCTATTCCGAGGAACAAGCTGGTTAAAAAACATCATTTGTATGGGTTCCAAGTACCTGTcaattccccctcccctccaaaccCCTGAAATGAAACACGTAATTTTGTGGTTGTCCTGGTTTCAACTAGGATAGAGTTACTTTTCTtactagtagctgctgtgtttgggATGTAGTataagaataatgttgataacacttattgttttagttcttgctaagtaatgcttatcttaagtcaaggactttttcagcatcccatagaagctgagagagacaggacaagctggccaaaggaatattcatAACATAtttgtcatgctcagtatataaatggggttggccagggggcaggaatcagTGATCCAGCAATGGGCTGGGCATTGGTCAGCAGGTGGTGAGCAACCTGCATTGTGCATCAcctgttttgtatattcttttatcatgattattgttattattttctcttccttcacagTCCTATTAagctgtttttatctcaacccatggatttgacttttttttcccctgattctctcccccatcccactgaagggaggggggaagtgAGCAAACGGCTGTGTGATGTTTCACTGCCtgctgggttaaaccacaacagtggTCCATTTGTTACTTaaaatcttcctttctcattagaaaagagaaggagaaaacattatttatatCTTTATATGCTACTTCTCGAACAGAACCCACAGTGCTTTCACATCAGGTGATGATTTGGAGTAGGATTACCACATGACCAGACCCTGAAAAGATGTTCTAGTTTAAGCAGATTCTTCTAAAGTGAcacataatttagaaataaaactgaatgtGTTTAATAGCATCTCTAGAGATCTAAAAAACACACGACACTGTATTCACCAACCGTGCTAGAACAACTACCTCTGCAAAAAGTGTatcattttaataaatacagtTACATGTTAACGTATTTTGAAATGTGATTGCTTACACTAACATTCATTCCAAGtagtcattaaattaaaaatacaaactaaaTAATGCAAAGACAGACAACCTATTGATTTTTGCAGAGCCCCAGGCCATTCTTAGAGCACCTACAACACAGGAAATATTAAGCTTGTGTCATGCTACTGAGATTGACTTTCACAATCTAAAGATAGCGAAAAAGCTTCAAAACTAAAATCTGTCCTGTTAAGAAAACCAACATCATTGAAAATATTTCGAAAGGATTCAAGCTTAGTGCAACATGTCCTAATTTCATCTGCTGCAGTGCACGGTCAAGAAATAAACTTGCCTGAAAGAAATTTAACTGCTGATACAGATGCTGTTCCATGCCATAGCTCCTCAAGTTCACTGATGCTGGATAACAGAGGTTATTCATAGCATACAAGTTATCAGCAAAAGCTGACAATTTAACAATACAACACATTTCAATTTCCATACTTACAATAGGAATTCCCCAGTCAttcttttaaagttttaagtATTTAAGGAACTAACCATGTGCTATTTCTAGTTAAAATATTTAGTATTAGCATTAGCAGATTCCTAACAGTTTTAAGTCATATCCTGTGACCATCCTCTACTGAGCTGCCATAAGGTTCTGCCCCATTTTTACATTACAGCAGcgagaaaagctgcagaaaaacaaacctaAGTGAAGCTTTCATCTAAGTCAAGTCAATTTTAGCTGACTTGTGTCTGAATATGTGAGCTTTTACATGCCTTGTCCTCTCGGCCTTTCAATTGCAACTAAGTGACCCAGCCAAGTAAATGATCTCCTCGCAGACCTTGTTCTCAGTAATGCTCCATGACAAATCTGTACATGAAGTAAAGCTTTAGCAGCGATCCTTGACTACGAAAAAGACTGTATGTAATCCATATATTGCCAACAACACACACCCTAATGAGAAAAGTTATTAATTATCTTTTCATTATCTCTTACGGAAGCTTTGTTATGACTCTGTGCTCACTGCCTGTCCACTGACCTTCTCTGTTCCCAATTTAACATTTTGGTGATCAGAGTTGAAAATAGTTTCCCAGGTAATTACAACACTGATTTTGAAATGGCTCTCTCTCTATATAACTACATTTGTAAGCTATGCTTGTTATATATTTGCAATTTCtctatttccttcctctttttggACTGCCATCTAAGATATCACTGAGATGCTGACAACGGCCTCCAGatacatttttccccccaaaggtaAATAGTCTTAGGGTACAGcactacagaaaagaaatttaagtAGTTCTTTCTGAAGGGCATTTCTTTCAACTTATTTAGAATTTACAATCCTATGTCAAGCATAAAAGCAAGATGCACATCCTTTTCCTTGGCTTTCTTAACTGCAGTCTTCCCAGTAACTGTTGCTGCAGATCGATCTAAAAATTTCAGAGTGCTAGTCTCCTTCGACATCGTCCATTTCCAAAGGTAACTAAGAGTCTCAGATGAGCTTTAAGAATGCATTCACGCTCTCTGTCCATCCAACTACAAGACAGGTCAATACTTGTGATGCTGCAACAGATGAAGTCTGAGTCATAGCTTTAGAGAACAGACTGTCTCTGGAGATAGGTTGAGGAGACTCTTAGATATCTCTcttggggagagggaagaaaatccTGTACATGCACACGttcattaaaaatacacaaaactaaGAGACAAATCACAAAACAGACTTAATGTGCCTCTTGTCCATTTAACACTACACTggctcccctttcccctccctacCGTTTGTTTACTCTGATCATAAATAATTTGGGGACAGATTTATCCTTGCACCAGATAAAGAACAAACTGATTCAGATATCGACTGGAGCATCTTAGGTCACTTATAACACAGTGCTATGTTTTATTGCTGATTCTGTAGGCCTTTTTAATTCTCTGCTGTAAACAGTTTCACCTTCTTCAGCTAAAATGAGTGAACCTGAGCTTCTGTGTTTATACTACATACTGCAACGATACTTAAAAAAGGTCTGCTCAAAGGGTTAATGGCTTTAATTTCATTTAGCTTGCGATTTCTGTTCGCGGCACAGGCTTTGATGACAAAGTTATTCTTGTACTACGTATTTACTATTCTAGTGAGTTTGAAAAGCTAAACAGAAGTCAGAAAAGTCATAcagaaaagtatttcattttcgTACACTGACGTAGAAATCACTTTGCTTAAACTTTTTCTAGCTTGGTAGATCTATTGCCTATCATCCACTGTATCATTTTTTGTTCCTCTGTTAAGTTTCTTAACACAGAAACTGGAATTAGTTAAAGTATAACTTCTATAACTCATTAACTACAGAAGAGTTATGAAACAGTGAAACTAACACAGTCATacaacagcacttaaaaaaaccctccaataTTTGCAAAACCAGTAATCTCAGAAAGCAACAAATGCACACGGATTTTAACGGAGATGTGGTAAAGATccactggattaaaaaaatccaatgatTTGGAATCGTCGTTCAGCATTAATCCAGCCATTTTTCAGAATCCATAGTAACATATTTGATTTCCCAGTATTGTATTTTACTTAAGAAGTCAGCAGAACACTACCACAGTCAGCAGAATACCACCACAGTGAATTCTGTAGGCTTATACTTATGCATATTAAACGTGTTCTATTTTAggaaaattctaaaataaaatcttacctTTAAAATCATCTCTTGGGCCTTGCATTTCCTTCTTGTTCATTTTTCTGTCAGTGCAGGAATTGTTATGGGCACCTTTGGAATTGTTTTCTAGGTAAGCTGAGCTCGTTCCTTTCTTGGAGGGATGAGGATCACAGAGTTTTGCATTAATCTTATAAAGCTCGAGGGCCTTAATGGCTGCTGCATTGTTATCCATACGGAGAAAAGTTGGACAGGAAGCACAAAATTCATTCGTGCAGGCTTCATTTCCACAGCCCTCAGTTAACTGGTGGTAGTAGCGCTCTATTAGATGCTTTGCAGCTGCTCGCTTCCTGTAGCAAACATTCAAACAGTAAGTACATGGATTAGTAGAGCTTTCACATACAAAGCTCATTCAAAAGCATCAGCAAGGCAGAGATTAGTCAGGCACTGAAACACAAGATTTCTGTATCAGAGAGGACACATCAGGAGATTTTTCAAATGCAGGATTCTCATCTTGACAAATATAGTTAACACACCATTTAATTTGTGGGTCCTATGTAAGTGAGAGATATATCCTGTTTACGCAGTTTTCAGCTTTACACTCTAGGGTTACAGTGGACACAATCTTGTTCAGTTATGAACAATCTCAAttgtcactgaaaaaaagagagcaattCAGATGCAAAGCAAGGCTGCAAGTGAAACAGAACTGGATCTCATACAGGTGATCGAGTCTAATGTACAGTACTGAGGTATGGTTGCCACTGACAGAGGGAAAAGGCATGAAATACAAACGATCCAAGCATCTATTTAATAATACTATCAAGACTACAGCAATAGGatataaatgctttaaaaagataaaccattttttaaacaagattccAGATGACTAAATTATCTGATATTTAGTCTATTTAAATCTATAGGAAAAACATCCCTTGCTTAATTAAACTGATGACAAAACCATGATTAAAAAGATGAGCTCAGGGCTGAGCATATCTCTCCTCAGCTTAATAAGGTATATGGTTCTCTAAAAAAAGTATTTGCCAAatcctcccctttctcctgcaATTATACATGGCAAGTATGTATTTTGAAGAATTACAACTGTATTGCTATGTAAGTCAATATGTTCagcactatatatatacacacagaagaaaatttaacTGGCAAATTAATAAGGTCACAGACTTTTACAGAAACATGCAAATGATAAAGAAATCGCCAGAAATCTGCAGGTAACTgggacagaagcagctgcatGCAGCACCAAGAGCACCATATTTCACCACGTTTTGGAAGGAAATCCCCAAACCTGCACTTTGTTTAAGAAAACAAgctattaatgaaaaatatgaaacatttcAAACATTATGATTAGGTGTAACATGCAGGCTTTTTACCTAACTTTAGTGATACAGTACTAGAAAGATTAGAACATGGGAAGCAAGTTTTTCATCAGAAATTGTGATATTTACCTAAAGTTGCCTTTTCAGATGTTGATACACACACAGATTCTGCATACAACAATTATTTGAGAATTGAAGTGCTAGACCCACTGGTACTACTCAGCACTTGCTGCACCTAGCTTTTAATACTGGTTGGTTAAGTACCAGAGTTTCAATGCAGCTGCTTCAGAAGGGAAAATACCCTCAAGTTCTGGAAGTAACTATTGAAGTGTATATTATTCAGCAATAACACCTTTGCTCCTTCCCTTTTGCTCTTCAAGATCTCACGATCCTAGAGAACACCACATTTCTGACAAAGAAAACCGTTACCTCAATGTCTAGCTGACCTTCCAAATGTCTTAGTGGGTTccaagacaaaaaataaaataaaaaaaaaaattggagagaAAGGTTTCCTCGGCACCTCAAGATAGATGTGgaagaccatttaaaaaaaaccccaaaacaaacaaacagccccAGCAATATAATCAAAACCGCTACTGCATAAACAGGGAATAGCTGTATTCTGATCCAAGCAGAGAGTTCTAGTTTCTCCAATTTTTATATGTGGACTTAGGAAAACCTGTCTCTCCCCATGTACGTATAAAAATATAAGGTTTTTTTGATCTTATCTTTCAATATAGAGGCTTTAAAAAACCAAcagtttttaaatacagtttagaCCACTACATAATTTCAGACTTCTGTTTCTGAATGCCAAGATTTCATGCTTTTATTATTCTTGACTTCCAGTCATTCCAGACCTTCAGATTTAGATTGTGAAATATTGTCATCTGCAACCAGATAAGTATATCACATGAAGGCCTTTCTTTGTTAATACTGAATTTTTACACCTGAGCTACGGCCACCTGTCTCACCAACACACTCCTTATTTACTCCTCTTGCAGTCTCTCCTACGCATTATGTTGATGCCTTCATGAAAGCTCTGTCCAACTCAAGTTGAAGCTTCCTGTTCCTTTAATTATATCTGCCCTCTCTCACTGACCACGTTTTCCACAGTGCATACAAAGAGGTGGTTATTTCATATACACATTGTCATTTCAACTTCATCCTTCCTCGTTGCATTCTCCTTCCATCTTATTTCTCCATTGCAGTCTACATGTagatgacaattttttttgctgtaattttggTGGTTTCTGACCTATGTGATACACCTATGGTTATATATGGATATATTAGGGTTGTATGGATTATTTCTCACAGCTGTTTTAAGTGTGTATCTATTAGGGGTCCATGTGTTTATTTACCTAAAGCAGCTGGAGCTGTTACTCAGATTAAGTATATTGTGAAAAGCTGACCAATTCCCTAAAAAGAGGGAACTTAGTTTTCAAACTGGAGAAATTGTTAGTCTTAAAGAGGAACGCACACCTTTCTAGCTTAGGTAACATCTACTTTGATTAAAGTTATTTCAACATATAAACACCATATATTAATAACATGTTTTATCATATTAAACACTCAACTTTAATCAGGTCATACCTGAGACACCAGGAGACAAAGCTCAGCTTAGACTTGTCTCTAACAGTTAACTTCCAAGGGACTCCAGTTGTTGCTTCCAATTTTTAGCTAGCAATTACTTCTCAAACTGTGTCATGCCTACAATAATGCTCTTTgtacaaacattttcattttgactcATGGCTGCAGACTCACTGACTCAAGTTCTGGGAAATTCTATTAGAGACAGAAGGTCTGACAATACAATATACAACAATACAATACAATGTACAAGAATACAACAGTACTAGaattccccccccacctctccctaaCAGCTATTCTGCAGACTTCTGACATGGCCTCAGATAACTTACtgaagtaagtaaaaaaaaaaaaaacctggagacTTAAAGTGAGGATACAGACTTAAGAAAGTAGAAGAGAATTTACCGAGCCTTCCCCAAGAGCTACCCTTACTGAGGTCCATACATGAAAGCACTTACAGAGAATGCAGGTCCAAGTAAGCCAATGTGTGATTTTGCACAACAGtaaaatattccataccacattCCCATTGGGGTACTTGAGGGATTATTGTCACTGTCTAGTGCCAACAGCCCACGTTTCTgtgttattcagaaaaaaaaaaaagtagcatacCTTCTCCGTTCCCCAGAGCTGAAAACTTGATCCCTTTGTACATTCCTCAGCTCATTTAGTATGTAGAAAACTAAAACTGGTTCTTCAAGCGAGGTAACACAACCCCCCCCTCTCTATTCTTAGCTCAGGCTACACAGTGAAGACCTGCAGCTCCTTTCCAGTTCCTACACAGGGATCTAGTAAAGATTAACTGGTCCCTTATAAACTCAATGATTAGTTTACAGTACATCAGCACGCAGACACCTAGTGCAGCTAAGGCTGCAGTGACTGACTTGCATGTGTGTTTGCAAAGAGTCACGTTGTTGTTGCACGTCCGGGCAGGAAACTGCACTGGTGTGGCTGCAGTTGTAAACCTTTCACAGGCATATCCTTAAGCCTTAAGGGCAACTTCCCACACAGGGGGCCTTGTATAACCTCCTCAAGCAAGACGCACTGCTTCAGTGAGGGGGAGAGGCACCTAAAATAGGCATCATCTTCCTTCCCCAAAGGGCAATAATTTcacaagcatatttttttctgtttaaaaaaaataaaatatttgtattcacTGACTTACTTTTGttgtacttaaagaaaaaagagcgcctttttactttttaattgttctttaactaataaaaagccaGATAATAAGTACTTTGTGTTTTTAAGTGAAATGCTGCCCAAACTGTGGAGTATCACTAGAAACGTACACCACTGAGCCTCTAGATACTTAGGCAATGGTGCATTGAGCTGCGTTTTGGGTTGTAAAGTAAATTTTTAATGTCTAAATCACATACAAAACAAGGGACTGAATGCACTGGTTCAAAAGTTCCTATGTAACAGCATCTAATTTACATTTCCCAAATATCTTAAACTAAATACAGAGAAATGCTACATAAAGGAAACTTTTGCGATAGAGAGAATCAGATGTTTAAACATTTAAGGAATTTTAGAAAAATCTGAAGCATATAATTCTTCAGAGCAAGGAATTTTCATCCAAGTTTCAAAACTTGCCTGAAGTTATAAATATCTGCATAAATGcatcatttttgctttaagtTTACCTAAATTTTAGAAATATGTATGAAGGTTTCATACTTGTCTGGAAACATCAGTATGAAATGACATACTTCTGAATGGTTTCTGCTTGGGACACAACatcttttatatta contains these protein-coding regions:
- the UBE3A gene encoding ubiquitin-protein ligase E3A isoform X1; translation: MATACKRSPGEPHSENIETSRMKRAAAKHLIERYYHQLTEGCGNEACTNEFCASCPTFLRMDNNAAAIKALELYKINAKLCDPHPSKKGTSSAYLENNSKGAHNNSCTDRKMNKKEMQGPRDDFKDVTFLTEDKIYEILELCREKEDYSPLIRVIGRVFSSAEALVQSFRKAKQHTKEELKSLQGKDEDKDEDEKEKAACSAAAMEEDSGASSSSSSRIGDNPQGDNNLQKLGPDEVSVDIEAVRRVYDRLLSNEKIETAFLNALVYLSPNVECDLTYHNVYSRDPNYLNLFIIVMENGNLHSPEYLEMALPLFCKAMSKLPLAAQAKLVRLWSKYRADQIRRMMETFQQLITYKVISNEFNSRNLVNDDDAVVAASKCLKMVYYANVVGGDVDTDHNEEEDEEPIPESSELTLQELLGEERRNKKGPRVDPLETELGVKTIDCRKPLIPFEEFINEPLNDVLEMDKDYTFFKVETENKFSFMTCPFILNAVTKNLGLYYDNRIRMYSERRITVLYSLVQGQQLNPYLRLKVRRDHIIDDALVRLEMIAMENPADLKKQLYVEFEGEQGVDEGGVSKEFFQLVVEEIFNPDIGMFTYDESTKLFWFNPSSFETEGQFTLIGIVLGLAIYNNCILDVHFPMVVYRKLMGKKGTFRDLADSHPVLYQSLRDLLEYEGSVEDDMMITFQISHTDLFGNPMMHDLKENGDKIPITNENRKEFVNLYADYILNKSVEKQFKAFRRGFHMVTNESPLKYLFRPEEIELLICGSRNLDFQALEETTEYDGGYTRDSLIIREFWEIVHSFTDEQKRLFLQFTTGTDRAPVGGLGKLKMIIAKNGPDTERLPTSHTCFNVLLLPEYSSKEKLKERLLKAITYAKGFGML
- the UBE3A gene encoding ubiquitin-protein ligase E3A isoform X2; this encodes MKRAAAKHLIERYYHQLTEGCGNEACTNEFCASCPTFLRMDNNAAAIKALELYKINAKLCDPHPSKKGTSSAYLENNSKGAHNNSCTDRKMNKKEMQGPRDDFKDVTFLTEDKIYEILELCREKEDYSPLIRVIGRVFSSAEALVQSFRKAKQHTKEELKSLQGKDEDKDEDEKEKAACSAAAMEEDSGASSSSSSRIGDNPQGDNNLQKLGPDEVSVDIEAVRRVYDRLLSNEKIETAFLNALVYLSPNVECDLTYHNVYSRDPNYLNLFIIVMENGNLHSPEYLEMALPLFCKAMSKLPLAAQAKLVRLWSKYRADQIRRMMETFQQLITYKVISNEFNSRNLVNDDDAVVAASKCLKMVYYANVVGGDVDTDHNEEEDEEPIPESSELTLQELLGEERRNKKGPRVDPLETELGVKTIDCRKPLIPFEEFINEPLNDVLEMDKDYTFFKVETENKFSFMTCPFILNAVTKNLGLYYDNRIRMYSERRITVLYSLVQGQQLNPYLRLKVRRDHIIDDALVRLEMIAMENPADLKKQLYVEFEGEQGVDEGGVSKEFFQLVVEEIFNPDIGMFTYDESTKLFWFNPSSFETEGQFTLIGIVLGLAIYNNCILDVHFPMVVYRKLMGKKGTFRDLADSHPVLYQSLRDLLEYEGSVEDDMMITFQISHTDLFGNPMMHDLKENGDKIPITNENRKEFVNLYADYILNKSVEKQFKAFRRGFHMVTNESPLKYLFRPEEIELLICGSRNLDFQALEETTEYDGGYTRDSLIIREFWEIVHSFTDEQKRLFLQFTTGTDRAPVGGLGKLKMIIAKNGPDTERLPTSHTCFNVLLLPEYSSKEKLKERLLKAITYAKGFGML